In Paenibacillus kyungheensis, the following are encoded in one genomic region:
- a CDS encoding winged helix-turn-helix transcriptional regulator, translating to MSMAEYHGKIKNIQDTPFGYTLSVIGGKWKMVIIYLLSENQTVRFNELKRQIGAITYKTLSSQLKELEADGIVKREEYPQIPPKVEYSLTVKGTSLLPGLEELCEWGVKNQTM from the coding sequence ATGAGTATGGCTGAATATCATGGCAAAATTAAAAATATTCAAGATACCCCTTTTGGCTACACTTTGTCAGTCATCGGTGGGAAATGGAAGATGGTCATTATTTATCTTCTGTCTGAAAATCAAACGGTTCGCTTTAATGAGTTAAAAAGACAGATCGGTGCAATTACGTACAAAACGCTAAGTTCCCAATTAAAAGAATTGGAAGCAGATGGTATTGTAAAACGTGAAGAATATCCTCAAATTCCACCTAAAGTAGAGTATAGCCTTACAGTCAAAGGCACATCACTTTTGCCAGGCTTGGAAGAATTATGCGAGTGGGGAGTCAAGAATCAAACGATGTAG